AGAATCAAACAATCAAGCCGTTTTGAGTATATATTTAATTTTCTAAATAACTCAGTACCATTCTACATTGCCTCTACTTTTCTTTTGCTATTTACTACTTTATAAATAAGCACAGCGATAAAATAAAATGACTGAAATCGGACTGCTGATGATGGGTGTATTGAATCCAAAACCACTAAATGTACCCCATTTTCTCTCACAGAAAATCTTTCCCAGAGAGAATGGTATGGGTTTAACAAATGATCAATCCAATAAATTAGCTGTTTACCATCAAATTACACCGCCAGAATTTACTCAAATCGGTATAACTTCCCCAAATCATCTTTCAATCCTCTCATTCCGAAGGCACAAAATCTTTGAGCAAATAACCCAAAAACAGATGCCCCTCAGTTCTTTTAAAATAGCTGATGCTGGCAATATCCCCATCACAAAAAAAAGAGGTATTC
The DNA window shown above is from Anabaena sp. WA102 and carries:
- a CDS encoding peptidoglycan-binding protein, whose amino-acid sequence is MTEIGLLMMGVLNPKPLNVPHFLSQKIFPRENGMGLTNDQSNKLAVYHQITPPEFTQIGITSPNHLSILSFRRHKIFEQITQKQMPLSSFKIADAGNIPITKKRGIPVSTRYPRTQNQPMPVISFGSSGISVRALQKLLIANGYGIPIDGVFGPVTETAVRAFQNRRRLSTDGVVGQKTWWELTM